In Zobellia roscoffensis, the following are encoded in one genomic region:
- a CDS encoding methylmalonyl-CoA mutase subunit beta — MGIKQKLFTDFQEVSAKAWKQNIQYELKGADYNEKLVWESPEGIKVKPFYHADDLASQKQSSPTAHNNWLITQHIVVRELSLANKHAISAIAGGAESIRFTLPSPDTDLKALLKDIDCQSVAIHCQFESASTEDIQKLTHLLSQENSPISFHMDPIGHLAATGNWFTNMAEDFEILSQLLQVTQTPSPKNVVTVNAELYQNAGGTMVQQLAYALAHANEYLHRFGSKLESITFKMAMGGNYFFEIAKIHALRKLWKLLAAEYNITAHCHIEATPSKRNKTLYDYNMNMIRTTTECMSAILGGADSVCNLNYDFIYHKNNSFAERIARNQLLLLKEESYFKSLQNPAEGSYYIESLTDQLAEKALILFKDMEANGGFLKQLKYHTLQKKLRESAQKEQEKFNSQKEVLVGSNRYSSSDDRMKNQLKKPPFGTRRKEKTLIEPILESRLTEALERERLKNEGWQG, encoded by the coding sequence ATGGGCATAAAACAAAAATTGTTTACTGATTTTCAAGAAGTTTCCGCGAAAGCGTGGAAACAAAACATTCAATATGAATTGAAAGGTGCCGATTATAATGAAAAATTGGTTTGGGAATCCCCAGAGGGTATTAAAGTAAAACCCTTTTATCATGCCGATGATTTGGCAAGTCAAAAACAGTCTTCGCCAACAGCTCATAACAATTGGCTCATAACGCAACATATTGTAGTTCGTGAGCTTTCTTTGGCGAACAAGCATGCGATTAGCGCCATTGCCGGTGGTGCAGAAAGTATACGGTTCACCTTGCCTTCGCCAGATACCGATCTAAAAGCACTACTCAAGGATATCGATTGCCAATCGGTTGCTATTCATTGTCAATTTGAAAGCGCTTCTACTGAAGACATCCAGAAACTGACACACTTGTTATCCCAAGAAAATTCTCCTATCTCATTTCACATGGACCCTATTGGGCATCTCGCAGCTACGGGGAATTGGTTTACGAATATGGCCGAGGATTTTGAAATCCTGTCACAACTGTTGCAAGTCACTCAAACGCCATCGCCAAAAAATGTGGTTACCGTAAATGCAGAACTGTACCAAAATGCGGGGGGAACCATGGTGCAACAACTCGCCTATGCTTTAGCCCATGCCAATGAATATTTGCATCGCTTTGGTTCAAAATTAGAATCCATTACCTTTAAAATGGCCATGGGCGGCAACTATTTTTTTGAAATCGCCAAAATACATGCCCTACGAAAACTCTGGAAATTACTTGCTGCAGAATATAATATTACCGCTCATTGCCACATAGAAGCAACACCTTCCAAACGAAACAAGACGCTCTATGATTATAATATGAATATGATCCGCACCACTACGGAATGTATGTCCGCTATTTTGGGTGGTGCCGATAGCGTTTGTAACCTCAACTATGATTTTATCTATCATAAGAACAATTCATTTGCGGAACGCATCGCTAGAAATCAATTGCTACTCCTTAAAGAGGAGAGTTATTTTAAATCGCTACAAAACCCCGCAGAAGGCTCGTATTACATAGAAAGTCTAACGGACCAACTGGCGGAAAAAGCGCTTATACTCTTTAAAGATATGGAGGCCAACGGCGGATTTCTAAAACAGCTAAAATACCACACCCTTCAGAAAAAATTGAGGGAAAGCGCCCAAAAAGAACAGGAGAAATTCAACAGCCAAAAAGAGGTCTTGGTAGGTTCCAATAGATACTCAAGTTCTGATGATCGTATGAAAAACCAATTGAAGAAACCTCCTTTTGGTACACGACGAAAAGAAAAAACCTTGATTGAACCTATTTTAGAAAGTAGACTGACGGAAGCCCTAGAGCGGGAACGACTTAAAAATGAAGGTTGGCAGGGCTAA